Proteins from one Fibrobacter succinogenes genomic window:
- a CDS encoding DUF2357 domain-containing protein has product MPVELSTIYKQIATGNGKQYELLFSIVGMLSSVMEFDPVTDEPLPMTVDDILYGLSSVDAKNMDWQNDRLQHIVCFASTAVRNLIDLLHEKNLREHRITRPEQIREVDSRSMMWLAKKPGFTIKQKIASEQRMMGVYHTTSLDTAENRLLKAFMQKLEELLLEKENACRKCELSMSEDFEHFVSMVHRWLKSDEALLIGKWNNTPPNNTLLNDKNYRKIWKAHLMLQNLNDQVQRDLERIGTLKNAACFWLFVARMNRYNEVRFLQKVFFPESKSLSFTKKENSLVGYINLSSWKKLKCTLLESSIDLSIGDAKNSLSFNQEITEFAAVFSFVEKKCGEILLGKNIGFPKNFADGNQQMVEVAAVDLSSILPSCSFGNGLKGQFSKKLVCQSQCIEKKWYPCSSARSKLIFTNSEDLKTFSIHSIFDSALLPVSDSEDNKTDVEKACANFAKTIKDELHCKKCLYVTSDDVDDFSPSVNAFKFYMNSAFSNTEILPRSIAILFASLQDVQARFRKEDEVTVRTIFDDYEIKSKIRIDYDKQLAKENPETKGFVFKRLCVSRENLKKKNLQNIIPKNMENLLTLHDSNLLKDSFSVDEFHFIRKVGIQKISAAKKEIVFFADNDSSVGAVKYDRLQKITPDIPLWLDVLPKLSMVDSMGEEHVLVEPEKVSIRPVVGKPIDIPISWKFGFPQGKEFYEFPLIQGDNKESSKYFAFIQDSLFPLEHETQCRLKLTYTYGKPLPYDLEFLPVSKTAEFRSVSVKWENKSRKDYIHDMPVPNFVREYTWEDMQSVQKRDAKETSDLVNDWLPAEYEKIEYSGSYKLVREIPSNRGGERVFFIDLNRSISAICPIDNRQNAQIGKDVWCCLKVDSQGRVKAVDPHVIGSNWNDTEFKKSLRFPAIMVWNNGRSIEDDACPQNFQEKTKKILDKMKEVLQNSDVPECVKREFKFFLSCMHKDAPEWFYSELPDILKKLESYFDYPNWIAYALGDCSMEWQIKLLESTMLLLENSQKAEYAIRVLAVALWRVNSFVFNLNSYDVKVILKAIREQFEKMKTQENNKLKNSQRELLLKPKNQRGLTLKSVRLYSACLECIVALCRLRKTKNGKDADENMLSALSPAVNPNVKGIVENMRLIKSGIKTFLTFNIERSSDDQTPELLYAARGYLSGSIDSNAIKVLEADFSE; this is encoded by the coding sequence ATGCCGGTAGAGCTTAGTACAATATATAAGCAGATTGCTACAGGAAATGGAAAACAGTACGAGTTGCTTTTTTCCATTGTTGGGATGTTGTCCTCTGTAATGGAATTTGATCCTGTTACAGATGAACCTCTCCCAATGACTGTTGATGATATTCTGTATGGCCTTTCTTCAGTTGATGCTAAGAATATGGATTGGCAGAATGATCGTTTACAGCATATTGTGTGTTTTGCATCTACCGCAGTCCGTAATCTAATCGATTTGCTCCATGAAAAAAATCTTCGCGAGCATCGGATTACCCGCCCGGAACAAATTCGTGAAGTCGATAGCCGCAGCATGATGTGGCTTGCTAAGAAGCCTGGTTTTACGATAAAGCAAAAAATTGCTTCTGAACAGCGTATGATGGGGGTGTATCATACAACAAGTCTGGATACTGCCGAAAACCGCTTGTTAAAGGCTTTTATGCAAAAGCTGGAAGAATTGCTTTTGGAAAAGGAAAATGCTTGTCGCAAGTGTGAACTTTCCATGAGCGAAGATTTCGAGCATTTTGTGTCTATGGTGCATCGGTGGTTAAAAAGCGATGAAGCTTTGTTGATTGGCAAATGGAATAATACGCCGCCGAATAATACGCTTTTGAATGACAAGAATTATCGAAAAATTTGGAAAGCGCATTTGATGCTTCAAAATTTGAATGATCAAGTGCAGCGAGATTTGGAACGTATTGGAACTTTAAAGAATGCGGCTTGTTTTTGGCTTTTTGTTGCCAGAATGAACCGTTACAATGAGGTTCGCTTTCTACAGAAAGTTTTTTTCCCGGAAAGTAAATCGTTGAGTTTTACGAAAAAAGAAAATTCCCTTGTAGGGTACATTAATTTATCGTCGTGGAAAAAGTTGAAATGTACTTTGCTGGAAAGTTCTATTGATTTGTCTATCGGAGATGCTAAAAATAGTCTTTCTTTTAATCAAGAAATAACTGAATTTGCTGCAGTATTTTCATTTGTTGAAAAAAAATGCGGTGAAATTTTATTAGGAAAAAATATTGGCTTTCCAAAGAATTTTGCAGATGGAAACCAGCAAATGGTCGAAGTTGCTGCTGTTGACCTAAGTTCAATATTGCCGTCATGTTCATTTGGCAATGGACTTAAAGGTCAATTTTCTAAAAAGCTTGTATGCCAATCGCAATGTATAGAAAAAAAATGGTATCCTTGCTCGTCCGCTCGTTCTAAATTGATTTTTACCAACTCAGAGGATTTAAAGACCTTTTCGATTCATTCAATTTTTGATAGTGCTTTATTGCCCGTTTCGGATTCCGAGGATAATAAGACGGATGTTGAAAAAGCATGTGCAAATTTTGCCAAGACTATAAAGGACGAATTGCATTGCAAAAAATGCCTTTATGTTACAAGCGATGATGTAGATGATTTTTCGCCGAGCGTGAATGCATTTAAGTTCTACATGAATTCCGCTTTTTCGAATACCGAAATTTTGCCTAGAAGTATCGCTATTTTATTTGCAAGTCTTCAAGATGTTCAGGCTCGTTTCCGTAAGGAGGACGAAGTCACTGTAAGGACAATTTTTGATGATTACGAAATAAAGTCCAAGATTCGCATTGATTATGATAAGCAACTTGCAAAAGAAAATCCAGAAACGAAAGGTTTTGTATTTAAACGTTTGTGCGTCTCAAGGGAAAATCTAAAGAAAAAAAATCTTCAAAATATAATTCCGAAGAATATGGAAAATCTTTTAACATTGCATGATTCCAATTTGTTAAAAGATTCTTTTTCCGTTGATGAATTTCATTTTATACGTAAGGTTGGAATTCAAAAGATTTCTGCGGCTAAGAAGGAAATAGTCTTTTTTGCGGATAATGATTCTTCCGTAGGGGCTGTTAAATATGACCGCTTGCAGAAAATCACGCCCGATATTCCTTTATGGCTTGACGTTTTGCCGAAATTGAGCATGGTTGATTCAATGGGTGAAGAGCATGTGCTTGTTGAACCGGAGAAAGTGTCTATTCGTCCTGTTGTTGGGAAGCCCATTGATATTCCTATTTCATGGAAATTTGGTTTCCCACAAGGTAAAGAGTTTTATGAATTTCCACTTATTCAGGGGGATAATAAGGAATCTTCGAAGTATTTTGCTTTTATTCAAGATTCGTTGTTCCCGCTGGAGCATGAAACTCAATGTCGGCTGAAACTGACATACACGTATGGTAAACCGCTTCCTTATGATCTTGAATTTCTTCCTGTTTCTAAGACAGCTGAATTTAGGTCGGTCTCGGTTAAATGGGAGAACAAGTCGCGCAAGGATTATATCCATGATATGCCTGTCCCCAATTTTGTGCGTGAATATACTTGGGAGGATATGCAATCTGTACAAAAACGTGATGCTAAAGAGACATCCGATTTGGTAAACGATTGGTTGCCTGCGGAATATGAAAAAATTGAGTATTCAGGTTCTTATAAGCTTGTTAGGGAAATTCCTTCGAATCGTGGAGGCGAAAGAGTATTCTTTATTGATTTGAACCGTTCAATAAGTGCGATTTGTCCGATTGATAATCGACAAAATGCTCAAATTGGGAAAGATGTCTGGTGTTGCTTAAAAGTTGATTCCCAAGGACGTGTTAAAGCTGTTGATCCCCATGTTATTGGCTCTAATTGGAATGATACTGAGTTTAAAAAATCGCTCCGTTTCCCGGCGATAATGGTTTGGAATAATGGAAGAAGTATAGAGGATGATGCATGCCCTCAGAATTTTCAGGAGAAGACAAAAAAAATATTGGATAAAATGAAGGAAGTCTTACAAAATTCGGATGTTCCCGAATGTGTGAAACGTGAATTTAAGTTCTTCCTTTCTTGTATGCATAAAGATGCTCCGGAATGGTTCTATTCGGAACTCCCCGATATCCTTAAAAAATTAGAATCATATTTTGACTATCCTAATTGGATTGCCTATGCTCTTGGTGATTGTTCAATGGAATGGCAAATAAAATTGTTAGAAAGTACAATGCTGTTGCTTGAAAATTCCCAAAAGGCGGAATATGCGATAAGGGTCTTGGCTGTTGCGTTGTGGCGTGTAAATAGTTTTGTATTTAATTTAAATTCGTATGATGTAAAAGTAATTTTGAAGGCCATTCGTGAGCAATTTGAGAAAATGAAAACGCAGGAAAATAACAAGTTAAAAAATTCGCAAAGGGAATTATTGCTGAAACCTAAAAACCAAAGGGGTTTGACTTTGAAAAGTGTTCGACTTTATTCAGCTTGCTTAGAGTGCATTGTAGCTCTGTGTCGCCTGCGAAAAACGAAAAACGGTAAAGATGCGGATGAAAATATGTTATCTGCACTTTCCCCTGCTGTAAATCCTAATGTGAAAGGTATTGTTGAAAACATGAGACTTATAAAAAGCGGTATAAAGACATTCCTTACATTTAATATCGAACGTTCTTCTGATGATCAGACTCCAGAGTTGTTGTATGCGGCTCGTGGATATTTATCGGGATCAATAGATTCTAATGCGATTAAGGTTTTGGAAGCTGATTTTAGTGAATAA
- a CDS encoding ATP-binding protein encodes MMDVNHIETIPFYENIQAVYAVSSVSHVEMGLATILRNPDRHNYLIRTSKGVVEFDFRSKQDKENINSCFCQGRSHICNVKSVSHDGSFIFDFYVFAGSVDDFGDVVILAEEEKLGKLQGKKSSIEECRKKLAENCTIKLNGESYFIMQGDYEPLKDDEEDAEHDETRKAELGGAFSILCNHFGKCYAVKVQQKCLSSTGTAKYFTVTGTTPRKNIRPACNFHLIKANLTFSDQRTEASEYNIEKLKNLIEKSGSYLKAWREYTAARGNRILAQARKFGVLHYVEYTPISQDSVRLYFKANISNKIRESSVEELILSPNSKELPLFLQDEKSDFLDYCEKKFSAEKERKEKEKNKKLDNSQDDEVVCPIVDYKDNWIRVSISAGNIPHKGYVVMSMVGEESQINRQQEAWKLVSSGQAGINSLGNILEGSFDFIPSGSAPSKLHISNRVREKIFKNPPTDRQLEAINVGLSTPEIALIQGPPGTGKTTVITAILEILNEVQDKRGVTAGRVLATSYQHDAVENMIERIRVNALPTWKYGKRRNSQGNYNDHIDSWCSEIEERVLSIHPDVQISHEEEILAEKIAEYRISPLPENKENLLDYIGLLPVSEDLASEARNLLLRNSKESYSSDKILLRKIHSLRTTEKSYSDDGVNRVKELYFALEKNWLPEHKAWESFLMDLIEGSSVLSLLEQLVKLAELKIELLEEFSPRPAYYVAEVDDDVISLCNKVVDFLTLLRSKKSKKDLIIADWIEALRTGHQAFARAIKDCDFVYAATSQQSVGKDIARQKKSVELVNSPYVRLYDTVIVDEAARATPPDLLIPMCNAVKRIILVGDHRQLPQLVDDDLCSDVYKKAQQDIESQDESTSDEENVGDAYEKAFKLSLFELLFKKLKDLEERDGIKRTITLDKQFRMHPVLGKFCSRLFYEPYGEGYESPRPASEFTHNLPGIENKAAVWIDVPKECGKEQKYGTSRIRECEADCIVEKMMEFVRSQSAVSREKKLSFGIITFYSAQRDLIKQKLRRYEKELKNSVTYKVGTVDAFQGMEFDVVFLSVVRSNGVIDFLTPNRLCVSMSRQKKVLIAVGCSDFMTSAESRNQKIPAMAEFYDLCAGKNDEGYGAVLTWKK; translated from the coding sequence ATGATGGATGTGAATCATATTGAGACTATTCCTTTTTACGAGAATATTCAAGCAGTGTATGCTGTTTCGTCCGTTTCTCATGTTGAAATGGGGCTGGCAACGATTTTAAGAAACCCTGATCGCCATAATTATCTTATCCGCACAAGCAAAGGGGTTGTGGAATTTGATTTTAGGAGTAAGCAGGATAAGGAAAATATTAATTCCTGTTTTTGTCAAGGCCGTTCTCACATTTGCAATGTGAAATCGGTTTCGCATGACGGTAGCTTCATTTTTGATTTTTATGTATTTGCGGGATCTGTTGATGATTTTGGCGATGTCGTGATTTTAGCCGAGGAAGAAAAACTTGGTAAACTTCAGGGTAAAAAATCAAGTATTGAAGAATGTCGAAAAAAACTTGCTGAAAATTGCACGATAAAGCTGAATGGTGAATCTTATTTTATCATGCAAGGGGATTATGAACCTCTGAAAGATGATGAAGAGGATGCGGAACATGATGAAACGAGAAAAGCAGAACTTGGTGGCGCTTTTTCAATTTTGTGTAACCATTTTGGAAAATGCTATGCTGTGAAAGTTCAGCAGAAATGCTTGTCATCGACAGGAACTGCAAAATACTTTACAGTGACGGGGACTACTCCTCGTAAAAATATTCGTCCTGCTTGCAATTTTCATTTGATAAAAGCAAACCTGACTTTTTCGGATCAGAGAACGGAGGCTTCTGAATACAATATTGAAAAACTCAAAAATCTAATTGAAAAAAGCGGAAGCTATTTAAAAGCATGGCGTGAATATACTGCTGCTCGAGGGAACCGTATTTTGGCTCAGGCTCGAAAATTTGGTGTTTTGCACTATGTTGAGTATACTCCGATTTCGCAGGATTCCGTTAGGCTTTATTTTAAAGCAAATATTTCTAATAAAATTAGAGAGTCTTCTGTAGAAGAACTTATTCTTAGCCCGAATTCGAAGGAACTCCCACTTTTTTTGCAAGATGAAAAAAGCGATTTTCTCGACTATTGCGAAAAGAAGTTTTCGGCGGAGAAGGAGCGTAAAGAAAAGGAGAAAAATAAAAAATTAGATAATTCCCAAGACGATGAAGTCGTTTGTCCTATTGTTGATTATAAGGACAACTGGATTCGGGTTTCGATTTCGGCGGGAAATATTCCTCACAAGGGATATGTTGTTATGTCCATGGTTGGCGAGGAAAGTCAGATTAATCGTCAGCAGGAAGCGTGGAAGCTGGTTTCTAGTGGACAAGCTGGAATAAATTCATTGGGGAATATTCTGGAAGGTAGCTTTGATTTTATACCATCTGGTAGCGCCCCTTCGAAGTTGCATATATCTAATCGCGTGAGGGAAAAAATTTTCAAAAATCCGCCAACGGATCGCCAACTTGAAGCGATTAATGTGGGGCTATCTACTCCAGAAATTGCTCTTATTCAGGGACCTCCGGGAACGGGTAAGACGACTGTCATAACGGCGATTCTTGAAATTTTGAATGAGGTTCAGGATAAACGTGGTGTAACTGCGGGGCGTGTCTTGGCGACTTCATATCAGCATGATGCTGTTGAAAATATGATTGAACGTATTCGAGTGAATGCCTTGCCGACATGGAAATATGGAAAGCGTCGTAATTCTCAAGGGAATTACAATGACCATATAGATTCTTGGTGCAGCGAAATCGAGGAACGAGTTCTTTCTATCCATCCTGATGTTCAGATTTCACATGAAGAAGAAATTCTAGCTGAAAAAATTGCTGAATATAGAATTTCGCCATTGCCAGAAAATAAAGAGAATCTACTTGATTATATTGGGCTTCTCCCTGTATCAGAGGACTTGGCTTCAGAGGCTCGGAATCTTTTGTTGCGTAATAGCAAAGAATCATATAGTTCTGATAAGATCCTGCTTAGAAAAATTCATTCGCTTAGAACGACTGAAAAGTCATATTCTGATGATGGTGTGAACCGTGTAAAAGAATTGTATTTCGCACTAGAAAAAAATTGGCTGCCAGAACATAAAGCATGGGAATCTTTTTTAATGGATTTGATTGAGGGTTCTTCTGTGTTGAGCCTGCTCGAGCAACTTGTAAAACTTGCCGAATTGAAGATCGAATTGCTTGAAGAATTTTCGCCAAGGCCTGCTTATTATGTGGCAGAAGTTGATGACGATGTCATTTCGTTGTGCAATAAGGTTGTAGATTTCTTGACTCTTCTTCGCAGTAAGAAAAGTAAGAAAGACTTGATTATTGCTGATTGGATAGAAGCTTTGCGTACGGGGCATCAGGCTTTTGCACGTGCGATAAAGGACTGCGATTTTGTTTATGCGGCAACTAGCCAGCAATCGGTAGGTAAAGATATTGCTCGCCAAAAGAAATCTGTTGAATTGGTGAATAGCCCTTATGTACGGCTGTACGATACCGTTATTGTAGATGAAGCCGCCCGTGCGACACCGCCAGATTTGCTTATCCCGATGTGCAATGCTGTTAAACGTATCATTCTTGTGGGGGATCATCGTCAACTTCCACAATTGGTAGATGATGACTTGTGTAGTGATGTCTATAAAAAGGCTCAACAAGATATTGAATCCCAAGATGAATCGACTTCGGATGAAGAAAATGTCGGTGATGCTTACGAAAAAGCGTTTAAATTAAGCCTTTTTGAATTGTTGTTCAAGAAACTCAAGGATTTGGAAGAAAGGGATGGAATAAAGCGTACTATTACATTGGATAAGCAGTTCCGTATGCATCCTGTTTTAGGAAAATTCTGTTCGCGTCTTTTTTATGAACCTTATGGGGAGGGGTATGAATCGCCTCGTCCGGCAAGTGAATTTACTCATAATCTCCCTGGAATTGAAAATAAGGCTGCTGTTTGGATTGATGTCCCTAAAGAATGTGGTAAAGAACAGAAATACGGAACGAGCCGAATTCGTGAGTGTGAAGCTGACTGTATTGTTGAAAAAATGATGGAATTTGTTCGGAGCCAAAGTGCTGTTTCTAGAGAAAAAAAACTGAGTTTTGGTATAATTACGTTTTATAGCGCTCAACGGGATTTAATCAAGCAGAAACTTAGACGTTACGAAAAAGAACTGAAAAATTCCGTCACTTATAAAGTGGGAACCGTCGATGCGTTTCAGGGAATGGAATTTGATGTCGTGTTTCTTTCTGTTGTCCGCTCAAACGGTGTGATTGATTTCTTGACTCCCAATCGACTTTGCGTTAGTATGTCTCGTCAGAAAAAGGTTCTTATTGCTGTCGGATGCAGTGATTTTATGACTTCAGCGGAATCACGAAATCAAAAAATTCCGGCGATGGCGGAGTTTTATGATTTATGTGCAGGAAAGAATGACGAAGGATATGGAGCGGTGTTGACATGGAAAAAATAA
- a CDS encoding sigma-54 dependent transcriptional regulator: MKDKVTLLTWMAANNDPQALESLLNHLDQKYSVEKVIYLYQKKYVKKLDDVKNIFPVEPFEVNLKNPTAHKEIYEAVKNNVLPLLSRERNLIVNVSAGTPAMHAVWLILYAGGSFPNGTLLVSSQINRETRVTTCDNVDFPITTYLSEVREFERENPDVPVYQPVAKSLARKNAFEKIRAYAGVTGVPLLLLGERGIGKSSVVESFVSTIKKKDVVTEACGSLDSNLVESIIFGHKKGAFTGADKDKKGILKEADGKILFLDEIQDLPKPVQRKLVRTLQDKKHRYCPLGSEKEEVADIELVCASNLPEKELKEKLDPDFYDRISFYKVELPPLRECREDLLADWRGVWKTARLDSSPENAPEDECLMKFFKKSSLPGNFRNLQSVAYQIIAWNGKKSMEEILKDISFEDLNGKSFNVADYPEFKDKTLTEARNYFQHKFAEYACSKYRTQSEAAKAIVCSTKTLQNLMKK, encoded by the coding sequence ATGAAAGATAAGGTTACTCTACTCACATGGATGGCGGCTAATAACGATCCTCAGGCTTTAGAATCGTTGTTGAATCACTTAGATCAAAAATATAGCGTCGAAAAAGTCATATATCTTTATCAGAAGAAATATGTAAAAAAACTTGATGACGTCAAAAATATTTTTCCTGTTGAACCTTTTGAAGTCAATCTCAAAAATCCGACGGCGCATAAGGAAATCTATGAGGCTGTGAAAAATAATGTTCTCCCGTTGTTAAGTAGAGAACGTAATTTGATTGTCAATGTGTCTGCAGGGACTCCGGCAATGCATGCTGTTTGGCTCATTTTGTATGCGGGTGGAAGTTTCCCTAATGGAACACTGTTGGTCTCGTCTCAAATTAATCGCGAAACGAGAGTGACGACTTGTGATAACGTAGATTTCCCGATTACGACTTATTTGAGTGAGGTTCGTGAATTCGAACGTGAAAATCCTGATGTGCCTGTTTATCAGCCTGTGGCGAAATCGCTGGCGAGGAAAAACGCATTCGAAAAAATAAGAGCTTATGCTGGTGTTACGGGAGTCCCGCTCCTGTTATTGGGAGAAAGGGGAATTGGTAAAAGTAGTGTTGTGGAATCTTTTGTATCAACGATAAAGAAAAAAGATGTTGTAACAGAGGCTTGTGGCTCTTTAGATTCAAATTTGGTTGAGTCTATTATTTTTGGGCATAAGAAAGGGGCTTTTACAGGAGCTGATAAAGATAAAAAAGGTATCCTGAAAGAAGCTGATGGAAAAATTCTTTTTTTAGATGAAATTCAGGATTTGCCGAAACCTGTACAGCGAAAATTGGTGCGTACGTTGCAAGACAAAAAGCATCGCTATTGTCCGCTTGGTAGCGAGAAAGAAGAAGTTGCCGATATTGAACTTGTATGTGCATCGAATTTACCTGAAAAAGAATTGAAAGAAAAGTTGGATCCCGATTTTTATGACAGAATCTCTTTTTACAAGGTCGAGCTTCCTCCATTGAGAGAATGTCGCGAAGATTTGCTGGCGGATTGGCGTGGTGTTTGGAAAACAGCACGTCTCGATAGTTCGCCTGAAAATGCTCCAGAAGATGAATGCTTGATGAAGTTTTTTAAGAAGTCTAGCTTGCCGGGAAATTTCCGTAACTTGCAGTCTGTCGCCTATCAAATTATTGCATGGAACGGTAAAAAATCAATGGAAGAGATTCTGAAAGATATTTCTTTTGAGGATTTAAACGGAAAATCTTTTAATGTTGCCGATTATCCGGAATTCAAGGATAAAACATTGACAGAGGCGAGAAATTATTTCCAGCACAAGTTTGCAGAATATGCTTGTAGCAAGTACCGGACGCAAAGTGAGGCTGCGAAAGCTATTGTTTGTTCAACGAAAACTCTTCAAAATTTGATGAAAAAGTGA